The Arcobacter sp. CECT 8986 genomic interval AGGAATAATACGGCCAAAACAATGATTAATTGAATTGTAAATTCCATAATTTGTCCTTTAATTTTACATATGTGAATATGTATTCATATTGGAATTGTATATGGCTAATATGTCATTAGTATGACAAATTGAAAAATTTATAAAATAATCAAACTTAATTTTAAAATTAATACTAAATTAAGATTTAGTATAATTAATATAGTATTGTGTATAATAATTACATGAGAAAGATTATTTTATTTTTATTTTTTATCAATATACATCTATTCGCATATTCTGTACTTATTATTAATTCATACCATAAAGGTTATCAATGGGGTGATAAAGTAATAAAAGGCTTAGAAGATGTTTTAGTTCAAAAAGATTATATTGATTTTAATATACTTTATATGGATTCAAAAAGAATATCTTCAAAAGAGTATTTTGACAGTTTAAAAAACTTATATAAAATTCAATTAAAAAATAGAAAATATGACTTAATAATTCCTATTGATAGATTTGCGTATGATTTTGTTGTTGAAAATTATCAAGACCTTTTTAAAAATGAGCCTATTTTAGCTGTTGGTATAGAGAAATTTTCCCATGAAAAAGTAAGGAAATATTCATTAGAAGATAAAGTATCTGCAATTTTAGAGAAAAGAGACCTCTTTGGTAATGTGGATATGATAGAAAAAAACTTTTATAATATAAAAAAACTATATATTATAAATGACAAAAGTATAAATGGAAAACATACAGAACCACTAATAGAAAATCTAATAAAAAATTTCAAAAATAGAATAAAATTAGAATATATAAAAGAAGATGATTTATCCTCTTTAAAAAATTATCCTTTTGAAATTGATAGTGCTGGGTTATTTATTAGATTTTATAAAAATAAAAATGGAAAATTAAATAAAAATAGTGAAATAATTAATTTTATAAAAAACTCAAAAATTCCTATATTTGTTACAGACTCCTTATTTGTTGGTAAAGGTGCAACAGGTGGAAAAATTGTAGATTTATATAAATTAGGAAAAGAATCAGGTGAAATGGCTTTAGAAATATTAGGTGGAGCTGAAGCTAGAATAACTACTTATAAAGAGTTTGAATACTTTTTTGATTATCAAAAGTTAAATGAGTTTTTACTTTCAATTGTAAATTTATCAGAGCCATATACTATTGTTCATAAAAAGAAAACATTCTTTGATAATTACAGAACACTTATTGATTTTGTTTTTACAATTTCTCCTTTATTGGTATTTTTAATTTTAGGATTGATTCATAATATATATAAAAGAAAGAGTTTAGAAAAAGATTTAAGAAAAAGAATTGAATTTGATGCAACAATGTTAAATGCAATTGATAGTCCAATTTTCTGGCAAGATGCTGAAGGTAGAATTGTTGATTCAAATAATACTTTTTGTAATTTACTAGAGTTATCTTCTGATTATTTATATGGAAGAAAGCTTATTGATTTAAAAGATAATCATAATGTAAAACAAATAGTAAGAATGATAAGTAATTACACTTTAAATAAAAACAATAATGAATTTAATTTTGTAGATAAAAATAATAATAAAAAAATCTACTTAATTAAACAGGCAAAATTTAAAGAACAAAAAATAAAATATGAAGGTTATGTGACTATTTTTACTGATATTACAAGGGAAAGAGAGATTATTTTAGAAAAGCAAAAAAATAGACAATTTGCTATTCAACAAAGTAAACTAGCTGAAATTGGTGAGATATTCTCTTCTATTGCACATCAATGGAAAACACCGTTAATTGAGATAACTGCAATTGCTCAAGAACTTTTTTATACAAGAAAATCAAAATCACAAAATATAAATGAAGATGATAGTTTTGTTAAAGATATTATGCAACAAGTAACTTATATGACTGATACTATCAATGAATTTCAAAAGTTTATTATGCCTTCAAATAAGAAAGTAGATTTTAATATTGAAGAAGCAATCGAAACAATGCTTGAAATAGTTAATCATAATTTAAAGTATAATAATATAAAAATGTCTTTGAATATTGAAGA includes:
- a CDS encoding sensor histidine kinase: MRKIILFLFFINIHLFAYSVLIINSYHKGYQWGDKVIKGLEDVLVQKDYIDFNILYMDSKRISSKEYFDSLKNLYKIQLKNRKYDLIIPIDRFAYDFVVENYQDLFKNEPILAVGIEKFSHEKVRKYSLEDKVSAILEKRDLFGNVDMIEKNFYNIKKLYIINDKSINGKHTEPLIENLIKNFKNRIKLEYIKEDDLSSLKNYPFEIDSAGLFIRFYKNKNGKLNKNSEIINFIKNSKIPIFVTDSLFVGKGATGGKIVDLYKLGKESGEMALEILGGAEARITTYKEFEYFFDYQKLNEFLLSIVNLSEPYTIVHKKKTFFDNYRTLIDFVFTISPLLVFLILGLIHNIYKRKSLEKDLRKRIEFDATMLNAIDSPIFWQDAEGRIVDSNNTFCNLLELSSDYLYGRKLIDLKDNHNVKQIVRMISNYTLNKNNNEFNFVDKNNNKKIYLIKQAKFKEQKIKYEGYVTIFTDITREREIILEKQKNRQFAIQQSKLAEIGEIFSSIAHQWKTPLIEITAIAQELFYTRKSKSQNINEDDSFVKDIMQQVTYMTDTINEFQKFIMPSNKKVDFNIEEAIETMLEIVNHNLKYNNIKMSLNIEEGTNLIVHGYKNEVMQSILNIINNARDALLNNYYKDRKIEISLFNEKSDLIIKIIDNAKGINTKNINKIFEPYYTTKEKGHGIGLYMTKVIIEDKMNGKISVENVERGAMFTIRLAQRR